A region of the Gemmatimonas sp. UBA7669 genome:
CGAGCCGTAACTGATGACCACCTGCCACTCCTGACGCGGACGACGCGAGAAGCCGGTGTTCACCGACACCGAGTAGGTGCCGCCGAGCGCCTCGCGCAGGCGGTCCAGCAGGCGCTGCTCGAGCAGGTCACCCAGCGAGGACAGCACATATGATTCTTCGCGCGACCATGCGGCCTTGCCGGCCAGCAGGAATGCGGTCTGGCTCTGCGGCGCGATGCCCTTGCGCACCACCTTGTCGATCTGGCCCGTGAACTGCGGCGGCCCCACATCGCGCGCCACTTCACGGCGATCGGAGCTGGGCAGCGATCCAATCCACTGCTCCACCAGCGGCTTGAGCACGGCCAGGTCCACGTTGCCCACGAACACGAAGGTGAAGTTGCCGCCGTCGCCGAAGCGGTCCTTGTAGATGGTCATCATCTCATCGAGCACCAGTTCGTTCAGCATGCTGGCGCTGAGCGGCCGCGCGCGCGGATGCCCATTGGCCAGCGTCATCTGAATGGTGTCGTTGAACACCAGGCCGGGATTGGCGTCCTTGTTGCGCAGCTGCGTCTCGATGGCCTGCATGTTGGCCTTGAAGATCATGGAGTCTGCGCGCGGCGCGGTGAAGCGCAGCCAGGTCAGCTGCAGCAGCGTTTCGAGATCGCGCGTGGACGCGCCGCCACTCATGCCTTCGCTCAAGTCGGTGATGCTGGGCTGCACGCTGGCCGCCTTGCCGGTGAGCACCTTGCGCAGATCAACCGGTGAGAACTCCCCCACGCCGCCCGATGCAATGATGGGCGGGGTCAGCGAGGTCTTGAACACATCGGCGTCACTTACCAGGCTCGCGCCACCGGGACTGAAGGCCACCATCTGCACCTGATCGGCCTGGAAGTCCGTCGGCTTGACGAACACCCGCGCACCGTTGGACAGCGTCCACTCGGTAATGCCATGCGCGGCAATCGTGCGTTCCTGCGTCACACGCCCGGGGGCAGGGGCCGAGGCCACCAGCGCGTTGGCGGTGGCCGCTTCCGTCCACGGCGTCACCGCACTGGCCACCACACGACCGAACACGCCGCGAATGTCGGCCTCCGTGGGTACGGCCAGGCCCTCCTTCTCGGGCAGCGTGACCAGCACCACGCGATTCGCGGCGCCGCCGCGGCTGTTGGCCAGCGCATTCACATCGGCCAGCGTGATGGCGGGCAGCAGGCGCTGCACGGCGCGGTACTCGTACGCAATGCCCGGCGAGGCGTTGCCTTCGAGATAGTGGTCGATGTACTCGGCCACATAGGCTCCGCTTTCCGTTTTCTCGCGCTCCTCATACGTGCGCTCGTAGGCACGCAGCAGGTTGGTTCGGGCGCGGTCGAGCTCAGCCGCGAGGAATCCATGCTGCTGCACGCGCTCCGCTTCGGTGAGCAAGGCCTGCAGCGTTTCCAGCAGCTTGCCTTCCTTGGCGCCGGCGCCAAGCGCGTTGTACTCGCTGCCGCGCACGAAGCCGCCGCTGCTCGCACCCGCGCCGGTGAAGGGCGCATCGGGCTTGAGGGCCAGCTCACTGAAGCGCTGGTTGATCATGGTGTTGTAGAGGCGCTCGAGCAGCGACGCGCGCAGGTCACCCACGGTGCGCAGGGCCTTGGGCGGACGCTTCCACAGCACTTCCACGGACGAGGTGGTGAGCTCCTTGTCGGTGGCAATGGATACGAGGGTGGAATCGTGCGTGGGCACAGCCGCCATCGTGCGTGCGCGCGCATTGGGCCGCGCGGCGAGGCGACCGAAGGTACGGCGGATATGCTGCTCCAATACCGCCGGGTCCACATCACCCACAGCCACCACCGCCATGAGGTCGGGGCGGTACCAGTCACGCCAGAAACGACGCAGCGGCGCCGGATTGGCGTTCTCGATGATCTCCGGCTTGCCGATGGGCAGGCGATCGGCATAGCGCGAGCCACGGAACAGCACGGGGAACTGCTTGTCACGCAGACGTTCACCGGCCCCGAGGCCGTTGCGCCACTCGCTCAGCACCACGCCGCGCTCGTTCACCACCTCGAGCGAATCGAACTTGATGCCGCTGGCCACGTCACCCAGGAACGCAAAGCTGCGCTCGAGAATGCCGGCGCTGTCGGTGGGGACCGGCAGGATATAGATGGTTTCGTCGAAGCCGGTCATGGCATTGAGGTCGGCACCGAAACGCACACCAATGGACTCGAGATACTTCACGATGTCGTTCTTCGCGAAGTTGGTGGTGCCGTTGAAGGCCATGTGCTCGAGGAAGTGGGCGAGCCCCAGTTGATCGGCATCCTCGAGAATGGAGCCCGCGTTCACCACCAGACGCAGTTCCACGCGCTTCTCGGGTTTCGCGTTGCGCCGGATGTAGTACGTCAGCCCGTTGGGCAGTGTGCCGCGGCGCACGGCCGGGTCCATGGGCAGGCGCGTCGTGAGCGCGAAGGAATCCTGGACTGCCGCGGGGCGTGCGGCGCTCTGCCGCGAAGGCGCCGGGCGCGTCGAGGTGGCGCCGGTCTGCGCCGCAAGCGGCACCGATGCCAATACCGTTGCGGCCAGTGTGAACGTGGCCGCGCGGGTCAGGTGACGGGTTCGAGAGGAAGGACCAAGCATTGGGTTCGTGGTGAAGATGGTGAACAATGTCGCGACGACGTTGGGGCATCGGCGTCGCGAGCGACAAGCCGGTTCGCGAAGCAGACCGGGACTAGCTGCTGCCGAACCGCCCTCGGAGTAACGCGCGAAGGTCCACTTCGGGTTCGATGATGGCCCCGGCCCGCGGACCGGGCAACGGCGGGAACTCGGGCACATCACCCAGCGTGACGCGCTGCATGGTCTGCCGCACGCCCTGATCGAGAAAGCGCGAGAGTTGTGTATAAGCAAAGTCGGCGCCGGTGCGCGTGGCGTAGCTATGCAGCGGATACACCACCATGAGCTCGTTGCGCGCGCGGGTCATGGCCACATACAAGAGACGCCGCTCTTCCTCGATCTGGTCGTCGTCCACCGCGGCGCGGGCCATGGGGAACACACCATCGCTGGCGTGAATGACGAACACCACGTCCCACTCCTTGCCCTTGGCCGAGTGCACGGTGGAGAGGATGAGTGCGTCGTCTTCATCGGTGCTGCCCACGGCCAGGTCCTGCGTGTTGGCCGGAGGCTCGAGGGCCAGCGCGGCAAGAAATGCTGAACGATCGGGATAACCGGCCGCGATGATCTCGAGCTGATCGAGATCGGCCATGCGCGGCGGGGCATCGTCGTAGGTGGCCTGCAGGATGGGGTCGTAGAGCTGCCGCACGAGGCGGATGCTCTCTCCCGGCGCGTGCGGCCGGTCGCCGCGCTCCACGCGCCGCATACCGTCGAAGAGCGCCGACATGGCCAGCAGACCGGGCCTGGCGCGGGCCGGTGCGCGCACGGCGCCGATGGCCATGGGCTCCCAGCCGTGCTGCGCAAGCAACTCAATGGCGGCACGCGCGGTGGCGTCGCCCACACCGGGCAGCAGGCGCAGCAAGCGATACCAGCTCACTTCGTCGCGCGGATTCTCGAGAATGCGCAGAAAGGCCAGCAGGTCCTTGATGTGCGCCGCTTCGAGGAACTTGAGGCCGCCCCATTTTTCGTAGGGAATGCGACGGTTGGCCAGTTCGATTTCGAGGTCGGCCGACAGATAGCCCGCGCGAAACAGCACCGCCATCTCACGCAGCGGCGTGCCCTGCTCGTGCAACTCGAGCAGGCGGTCCACCACGAAGGCCGTCTGCGCGGCTTCATCGCGCACGGTCACCAGCCACGGCGCCTCGCCGCCACTGCGCTCGGTGAAGAGGCGCTTGCTGTAGCGCTCCGTGCTGCGCGAGATGAGCGTGTTGGTGGTGTCGAGAATGGGTGAAGTGGAGCGGTAGTTCTGCTCCAGCGTCACGATGCGCGTGCCGGGGAACTGTTTGGGAAAGTCGAGGATGTTGCGAATGGTGGCGCCGCGAAACGCATAGATGCTCTGCGCGTCGTCGCCCACGACGGTGAGCTTGCCGTTGGTGCAGAGGCCACGCAGAATGCGCGACTGCAGCGGGTTGGTGTCCTGGTACTCGTCCACCAGCACGTGATCAAACAGTCCGCGCATCTGTTCGGCGATGCTCGGTGCCTGTTCCAGCAGCAGGGCCCAGGACAGCAGCAGGTCGTCGTAGTCGAGCAGATTGCGCTCGGCCTTGCGTTTCACATAGTCGGTGAAGCAGCGCTCGATGTCTCCCGCCCACGAGAGAAAGTGCGGCCACTGATCGCTCAGCAGGTCGGCGACATCGGCTTCGGTGTTGACGTGCCGCGAGTAGATGGACAGCAGGGTTTCGGCGCGCGGGAAGCGCGGCGCGCCGCGGGGGGCGTTCTTGAGATCCCCGTAGCCGAGGCTCGAGCGGGAGAGGCCCATGAGGTCGCCCGCGTCCGACTGGTCGAGGATGGTGAAGTCGGCCGGCAGACCGGCGGCGGCGCCGAAGCGACGTAGCAGGCGATGGGCGGTGCCATGAAACGTGCCACCCTGGACCTGATGCGACGCCGAGCCCACGAGGCGCTCACAGCGTGAGAGCATTTCCTGGGCGGAGCGCCGGGTGAAGGTGAGCAGCAGGATGCGCTGGGGCGGTACGCCGCGGGCAATGAGCGCCGCGACGCGGTGAATGAGCGTGCGCGTCTTGCCGGATCCGGCCCCGGCCACGATAAGCAGGGGCGTGTCGCCGTGGTTGGCGGCGTCGGCCTGGGCGGCGTTGAGGGCCGGTCCGAGGGCGCCGCCGTCTATGGAAGCCGGCGGGGCGACGGTGCGCGGGGCGGTGAGATGGAGGCGGGGCAGGTCGGCCATGGGACTGCCCTGATAGTAGTAGGGGACGGCGTCACTCGGCTGTCATCGGGGGGCGGGGAACCACTTCAATGGGCCGGGAGCGCGGCGGGC
Encoded here:
- a CDS encoding M16 family metallopeptidase → MLGPSSRTRHLTRAATFTLAATVLASVPLAAQTGATSTRPAPSRQSAARPAAVQDSFALTTRLPMDPAVRRGTLPNGLTYYIRRNAKPEKRVELRLVVNAGSILEDADQLGLAHFLEHMAFNGTTNFAKNDIVKYLESIGVRFGADLNAMTGFDETIYILPVPTDSAGILERSFAFLGDVASGIKFDSLEVVNERGVVLSEWRNGLGAGERLRDKQFPVLFRGSRYADRLPIGKPEIIENANPAPLRRFWRDWYRPDLMAVVAVGDVDPAVLEQHIRRTFGRLAARPNARARTMAAVPTHDSTLVSIATDKELTTSSVEVLWKRPPKALRTVGDLRASLLERLYNTMINQRFSELALKPDAPFTGAGASSGGFVRGSEYNALGAGAKEGKLLETLQALLTEAERVQQHGFLAAELDRARTNLLRAYERTYEEREKTESGAYVAEYIDHYLEGNASPGIAYEYRAVQRLLPAITLADVNALANSRGGAANRVVLVTLPEKEGLAVPTEADIRGVFGRVVASAVTPWTEAATANALVASAPAPGRVTQERTIAAHGITEWTLSNGARVFVKPTDFQADQVQMVAFSPGGASLVSDADVFKTSLTPPIIASGGVGEFSPVDLRKVLTGKAASVQPSITDLSEGMSGGASTRDLETLLQLTWLRFTAPRADSMIFKANMQAIETQLRNKDANPGLVFNDTIQMTLANGHPRARPLSASMLNELVLDEMMTIYKDRFGDGGNFTFVFVGNVDLAVLKPLVEQWIGSLPSSDRREVARDVGPPQFTGQIDKVVRKGIAPQSQTAFLLAGKAAWSREESYVLSSLGDLLEQRLLDRLREALGGTYSVSVNTGFSRRPRQEWQVVISYGSAPDKADSLYAAVRQELDSLRRVPPSQEEVDRVREKQRRTLEVQRKQNGYWVSAIRGRVENGDPLEELATEEQLYAGLTVEKLAAAAKKFLDEGNRARFVLLPETSR
- a CDS encoding ATP-dependent helicase translates to MADLPRLHLTAPRTVAPPASIDGGALGPALNAAQADAANHGDTPLLIVAGAGSGKTRTLIHRVAALIARGVPPQRILLLTFTRRSAQEMLSRCERLVGSASHQVQGGTFHGTAHRLLRRFGAAAGLPADFTILDQSDAGDLMGLSRSSLGYGDLKNAPRGAPRFPRAETLLSIYSRHVNTEADVADLLSDQWPHFLSWAGDIERCFTDYVKRKAERNLLDYDDLLLSWALLLEQAPSIAEQMRGLFDHVLVDEYQDTNPLQSRILRGLCTNGKLTVVGDDAQSIYAFRGATIRNILDFPKQFPGTRIVTLEQNYRSTSPILDTTNTLISRSTERYSKRLFTERSGGEAPWLVTVRDEAAQTAFVVDRLLELHEQGTPLREMAVLFRAGYLSADLEIELANRRIPYEKWGGLKFLEAAHIKDLLAFLRILENPRDEVSWYRLLRLLPGVGDATARAAIELLAQHGWEPMAIGAVRAPARARPGLLAMSALFDGMRRVERGDRPHAPGESIRLVRQLYDPILQATYDDAPPRMADLDQLEIIAAGYPDRSAFLAALALEPPANTQDLAVGSTDEDDALILSTVHSAKGKEWDVVFVIHASDGVFPMARAAVDDDQIEEERRLLYVAMTRARNELMVVYPLHSYATRTGADFAYTQLSRFLDQGVRQTMQRVTLGDVPEFPPLPGPRAGAIIEPEVDLRALLRGRFGSS